Sequence from the Candidatus Phytoplasma solani genome:
AGAAACTTTTTGCGAGTTCATTAATAATTTAGATAAAAAACTTCAAGAGTTCAAAACAATAATTGAAACAAAAAAAGAGTTTTTAGAAGAATTAATTAAAGAAGAATACAAGCTAGATGACAAACATTTTCGAGATTTAGATTATGAAATTTAAAAAAACCAAAACCAAATAAATAAGGAGAAAACCAAATATGACAAAAAAAGAATTAATTAAAAAAATAGCTTTAGCCAACAAAACCTCAATAACCCAAACCGAAGAATTTTACAACTCATTCGAGAATGCAATAATTAAAGCAATCACAAACAACGCGGAAGTTGTTTTATCCTCTAAAATCGGTAAATTCATCTTAAAATCAAGAAAAGCCCATATAGGAAGAAATCCTAAAACTGGAAAAAAACTAAAAATACCTGCCAAAACAGTAGTAACTTTCAAACCATCTAAAACCATCAAAGATGCAGTTAAAAAACTAGAATTAAATTAAAAAACAAAGGAGAATAATATGAAATTAAAAAACCCTTCATTACCTATTTTTGTAATCGCCATATACTCCGTATTAAGTGCATTTTTTCTTTTCAAAATAATTAATTATTTTGAATTAAGTGCAAAAGCTATATTCCACATTACAATATTTGCAATTTTGTTACAAAATATTTTATTTTTTATATTAATTTCAATAAACCCAAAGGAGGAAAAATAAATGACTAAAATTTTAAAAGTTATATTATTTACTGCATTTCCAATAATAACACCATTTTTAACTTACAAAATATTTAATTATTTTAAATTAAGCCCAGAAACTATAAACAAAATAACACTGGTATCTATAACGTCTTTAATTTTAATAATAAATATTATCCTTTTTTACATACTTGAAGAGGCGAAAAAATATGAGTGATGGAATGATTGAAGCATATCGTGGAACCTATTTCCAAGACCGATTACAAAAACCCAAAAAGAAAAAAACAAAAAAATCAATAAAAGGAGAATTAAAAAAATGGAAACTTTAAAAATCGCATTAATGAGTTTATTAACGCAAATAATTGCATTTCTAATAAGTGTAGTAATTATGTGTTATTACCCAACTTTACAAATGCTTATTATTTCAACAACAAACTTCTTTAGCATAGTTATGTTTGTTATTTATTATTTTTTTATATTTTTAAAACAAAAAGAAAGGCAATAAACCATGTTTATTTTTACAATTTTAACAAACATTACAAATTACTTCCTCAATTATACAAAAGGATTTACAACAATTGAAATCTTAGAACGAAGAACCGATGCAATTCAAACAACTCTTTTCACCATACTTATCGTCACAGGTTTTAAACCAGTTTTTAAATTAATTACAAATATTATTATCTTTTTTAAAGACATCATAATGGGCCTCTTTTTCCCTAACAAAAAACTCCAAAACTTAGAAATCAAAAACGCCAAACAAGCATACTTAGAACAACAATTAATAAAAAAATTAGATAAAATCAACGAAAACCAAGAAAAACTTAAATCCCAAATTTCCCAACAAAAAATAAAAGTTTCTCATTGGAAAGATAAAAAAGAAAGAAAAAAATTGTTAAAATCACAAAATAACAATCAATCAAACCTTAGAAAGGACAACGAAAATGAATGACCTAAATTTTACTATTGGTTTTTTAATTGGTTGTTTGTTTACAACTGCTTTGATGTTTCTTTTTAAAAAACTATTCTTCTCTCTTTTTCAACATTCTCAACCCCAAGAAACAAAAGAAATCAAAAAAAGATTACAAGAACTAGAATCAATCAACCAATTAAACACTAAAACCGAAAACAATAATCCATTTAATCCAAAACAAAAACCAATTGAATTAAATAACAAAGAAATAGAAAAAGAATAATAATTATGCAAATCAAAACCTTAAATCAACGTACTAAATTATGGTACCAACACCGTAAAAAATACATAAATGCATCTGAAATAGGAAGTATCACTGGAAACGATAAATTCAGAACATTAGAACAATTGGTACACGACAAAATCTTTGGAACAACTTTTACTTCTAACAAATACACCGAACACGGTAATAAAACTGAACCCCTAGCACGTAGTTTCTTTGAAAAAACCACTAACCTAAATTTTCCTGATACCATTTTTACCGACGATAAAACAAAAATGTTTTCAGCCTCTCTTGATGGTTATAATTCTAAAACAAATATTTTATTAGAAATTAAATGCCCTTATGTGGATGAAAACAATAAAACATCCACATCTTGGAACGGCTTTTTTTCAAATAAAGAAGTTCCCATTAACTACTGGGCCCAAGTTCAATGCCAATTATATTGTAGTCAAGCTAAATTTGCTTACTTTTTGGTTTATTTTAATGACATAAAATACCATGTGGTCCGCATTTACCAAAATAATAACTTTATCTCTAAAATGATTGCTGATAGTAAAAAATATTTAAATATTTTAAACAAAGCCAAACAAGAATTATCACAAACAACTTATTTAAAAAAATTAACTAAAACAAAATAAAATATAAAACAATAGACTCAAAATATTAGCCATTAAGGCCCCTCCAAAACAAAAGTCGACTCATTATACATCACTTATCGTTATAAAATAAACAATTATTAAAAGAAAGGAGAAAATATGAAACTTTCAACCAAAATATATCTTAGTTTTTTAGCAATATTTAGTTTAATTCTATTTGTTTTATTTATTGTTGGATTAACCAAATCACCATCCAACTCCAACACCAACCAAAATCCCACACAAAACACCCACACACAACAACACGGAGAGGAAAAACAAAATAACAAAGAATTAAACCCAAAAGAAAAAGAAGCACTTAGTCAAATTCAAACTCGTTTACAAGAACTAGAATCAATCAATCAAAAAAATATAGAAAATTCAAAAAAACTCAAAGAAGAAGACAACATTTTATCCCAAAAAATTAATTCTAATTTAACAAAAATAAATACTTTAAATCAAGAAATAAATACTCTCAATAACCAATTAGAAGAAAAAACAAACCAATTAAACAACAAACAAACTAACTTAACCGACGAACAAAAATCCAAATTAGAAACTGAAATAAACAAAATAAAACAAGAAATAACCAACAAAACCCAAAAACGCGATAACATCAATAATGAAACAAAACCTCTAACTAAAAAACGAGTAGAAATCACACAATCTCAATTAACCAACCAAAACACAATCCAAACAACTCAATTAGAAATAAATAAAACTACCAATTTTAAAGATATTTATGAAAAAATCAACATCTTACAAAAAGCAATTAATTACAATAACGCAAACAAGGAATTAATAAAAGAACAAATAATTAAAAATCAGGATAACCCTCAAGAAATCCAAAACTTAAAAAGTTATGATTTATTCTTAGACGGTCAATTAATTCAATTTAAAAAACAAATTAAACAATTACAAACCGAAATTGAAATAATTAAAAACCCAAATACACCCAAACTTGAAAAAAAGAAAGTCACATTCAAAGATGTATATGGGATGGAAAGAGAAAAAGAAGAACTAAAAGATTTAATTTGTTATTTTAAAGATGATGACGATGATTTAGTCAACTACGACCAAATCAAACCAAAAGGATACTTATTATATGGTCCTCCAGGAACAGGAAAAACACATTTAATGAAAGCCCTTTGTGGTGAAGCTAACGTTCACTTTATTAATTTAATTCCTTCTAAATTCCGCCAAAAATACATCGGTGAAGGAGAAAAAGAAGTGGAGAAAGTTTGGCAAGAAGCAGAATCATATGATAAAACAATTATCTTTATTGATGAAATCGAAGGATTAGAAAATCGTGAGGATGCCAATATTTCTTCAGGAGGAGTCAATGTTATCAATACTTTATTAGATAAATTAGATGGTTTTAATAGTAGTAACAAAAAAATAGTTTTAATGGGAGCAACTAACCATTTAAACAAAATCGACAAAGCCCTAAGAAGTAGATTTTCTAAAGAAATAAAAATTGATTTAATGCAAGATGAAGAAATAGAAGGTTTTTTAAAATTCTTAATCACTCCTTATAAAATCAGTTATCACACTTATCTACATTTAAATGAAATCGCTAATAGATGTAAAGGCAAAAACTATTCTAACCGTGATTTAACCACCATCATCAAAGATGCCTATACCAAAACCAAAAGATTTAAATCCGAAAATAAGAATCATGAAGTAATGTTACCATCTGACTTAGATGAAATGATAGATATACAACAAGGAATCAAAAAAGATATAACCGATATTGATAAACGCAGAAAAGAATGCGAAGGCCAATATGCAGCATGGAAACAAGGCCTATTAAAACACCTAAAACCTACAAAAGACGAAACAAAAGTAGAAAAAAAATATGTTTTTTATAGCTTAAACGGCCTTGGACGCGGAAACCACCCCGAACACGAACCAACCGACCTTGCACCATTCGTCAAAAACCCATTTGACAATTGGTATGATGGAAATTTAACAGTAGATAATTTTGTTTGTTTCCACACAAAAAACAAAGACAAAGACTCACAATTTAATGACAAAATGATTGTAGACCCATCGAATCACTACATAGAACTTAACTACAAAGGCCCTAAATGGTTACTCGAAGAAGATAAAGACTTTTTCATGGATGAAGTAAACTGCATTTCAAACAAAAGAGACGAAAACAATCTCCACTTCATAAACAAAACCTACTACCTCCACTTCAACCCCAAACAAGGTTATATAACCCTATACACCCAAAAACACAACACAAAAAAATGAAGAAAATAATAAACCAGTGAAAGTAGCTATCTTAGAAATTAAACTCCAAAAAATTGAAAAAATTAAAGAAAAACAAGAAGAAGAAATCAAACAAATCAAAGAACAACTAGAAAAAGAGAAATAAATAAAGTAAAGAAAGCGAGGAATTAATATGGCAAAAAAAATAATTAAAACCAAAAAAACCAAACCAAAGGCGATAACTTCTAAAAAAGTTATCCCTCGAAAAATCAAAAAACCAAAAAAAACAGCTAAAAAAACAACCACCAAACCAACTATAATTAAAAAAAATCCAACAATAATTACTAAACCAACCCCAAAAACTCACACAAAACCAATTACCAAAACCACCCCCCCACAACCTACAAAAATAATTGTAGAAACTCAACAAAAACAAGATAATTGGTTTGTAAAAATAATTAAAATATTAGTAAAAGCAATTATCGTATTATTGCCTATCTTATTAATTGGAGTTGGTATTTGTTGGGTTCTTTTTAAATTCTTCCCTGAATTAGCTTCAAAATTTGGCGGAGCATTTAAAAATTTAAAAGATGCCTGTCATAACATAAATGACAAAACCGCAGAAGCATTAGAAAAAATAGGAATTAGTCCTCAACATTCTTCTACCGTTTCAAAAATTTTATGGCTAATAGGCGGATGTCTACTTGCAGCTGCATGTTGTTTCATCCCATTTGTAGGACCTTTAATCGGAAGTTTGGTTTTAGTTGCAACTATCACTTATGTATCAATAACTTCATTAACAGATAAAACACCCCAAACCCCACCAACTAACAACTCCCCACCTCAACAACTAGAAAATAAAAACGAAAACCCGCAAATAAACCCAAACACTCTCACACAACACCACGAAGAGGCGATAGAAACAAACAATAACGACGAACCCCAACAAATGGAATCTCAAAAAAAAAAAAAACAAACAAATCAACTGAATTAACTAATAACCCCCAAACTCCTCAACTAAATATGCAACAACCAATTCATAAAGAAAAAGAAGAACATAAAAGAAATTTATTAAATCCTGAAATGCAGAAACAAGTTGAGGAGTTAATTCAACAAGAAAAAGCAAAAACTAAAAAGTTGGAGAACGAAAAAAATTATCTTGAAGCCAATTTACAAGCTCAACAATTAGAGATATTAAACCTCAAAAATCAAAGAGATAATTTAGATAATCAACTTAAATCAAAGCAAAAAGAATTAACAGATAATCAAGAATTAACTGATGAAGAAAAAAATAAATTGCAACAAGAAATTAACAATATACAAAATGATTTAAACCAACAAATCCAAAATACCGAAAACAAACACAAAGAAATCGAACAATTACAAACTCAAACATCACAATTAGAAAACCAATTATCTTCAAATAAACAAGACTTAGAAAAACTCCAACAACAAATTAACCAAAAAGAAGAACAACTAAACCTCAAAGAACAACAATTAATCAGTCAAATTAACTTATCAAATGAAGAAAAACAACAACTAAATTCAGAAATCAATAACTTAAAAACTGATATTAACCAAGAAAAGGTTAAATTTGAAGTTCAATTATCTCTCAAAGAAGAAGAAATCGAACAATTAAAACAAAATGAAGCTAATCTAAAACAACTATTAACCCAAAAACAAGATGAAACAACAAGTCTAAGAGAACAACACGTAAAAACTTTGGAAGAAATCCAAAAACAAATAGATAATTACAAAAAAATGGTTTTAGAACTAGAAACTGAAACCCAAAACCTAAAAGAACAAATTGCAAAAAACAACGAAAATGCAAATAAACTACAACAAGAATTAAACAACAAAGAAACTCACATCAAAGCCTTTAAAAACGAAATCCAACAACTAGAAATTAAAG
This genomic interval carries:
- a CDS encoding HU family DNA-binding protein; amino-acid sequence: MTKKELIKKIALANKTSITQTEEFYNSFENAIIKAITNNAEVVLSSKIGKFILKSRKAHIGRNPKTGKKLKIPAKTVVTFKPSKTIKDAVKKLELN
- a CDS encoding YqaJ viral recombinase family protein, translated to MQIKTLNQRTKLWYQHRKKYINASEIGSITGNDKFRTLEQLVHDKIFGTTFTSNKYTEHGNKTEPLARSFFEKTTNLNFPDTIFTDDKTKMFSASLDGYNSKTNILLEIKCPYVDENNKTSTSWNGFFSNKEVPINYWAQVQCQLYCSQAKFAYFLVYFNDIKYHVVRIYQNNNFISKMIADSKKYLNILNKAKQELSQTTYLKKLTKTK
- a CDS encoding AAA family ATPase, translating into MKLSTKIYLSFLAIFSLILFVLFIVGLTKSPSNSNTNQNPTQNTHTQQHGEEKQNNKELNPKEKEALSQIQTRLQELESINQKNIENSKKLKEEDNILSQKINSNLTKINTLNQEINTLNNQLEEKTNQLNNKQTNLTDEQKSKLETEINKIKQEITNKTQKRDNINNETKPLTKKRVEITQSQLTNQNTIQTTQLEINKTTNFKDIYEKINILQKAINYNNANKELIKEQIIKNQDNPQEIQNLKSYDLFLDGQLIQFKKQIKQLQTEIEIIKNPNTPKLEKKKVTFKDVYGMEREKEELKDLICYFKDDDDDLVNYDQIKPKGYLLYGPPGTGKTHLMKALCGEANVHFINLIPSKFRQKYIGEGEKEVEKVWQEAESYDKTIIFIDEIEGLENREDANISSGGVNVINTLLDKLDGFNSSNKKIVLMGATNHLNKIDKALRSRFSKEIKIDLMQDEEIEGFLKFLITPYKISYHTYLHLNEIANRCKGKNYSNRDLTTIIKDAYTKTKRFKSENKNHEVMLPSDLDEMIDIQQGIKKDITDIDKRRKECEGQYAAWKQGLLKHLKPTKDETKVEKKYVFYSLNGLGRGNHPEHEPTDLAPFVKNPFDNWYDGNLTVDNFVCFHTKNKDKDSQFNDKMIVDPSNHYIELNYKGPKWLLEEDKDFFMDEVNCISNKRDENNLHFINKTYYLHFNPKQGYITLYTQKHNTKK